A DNA window from Castanea sativa cultivar Marrone di Chiusa Pesio chromosome 7, ASM4071231v1 contains the following coding sequences:
- the LOC142644137 gene encoding uncharacterized protein At4g02000-like produces MDEDKVMTIRPVRRDKILEEFSLSLIGCFLTSKSINFRAAKNLIRSMWKLGDDLRIVEMGDEIFQFNPWCFDNHLLALHRWEKGMTVRSVTFTHQPFWIQVWGLPFDLITEEAGRDIGRGIGKLVEVDCKAFQTEQSRFLRIRVEVPLDKPLRRGGPVVNPEGDEVRVAFRYERLARWCFNYGRIGHDHKECPSTDLTEDGEKPYREWLKAGTRER; encoded by the exons ATGGATGAAGACAAGGTCATGACAATTCGGCCAGTGAGGAGAGACAAGATATTGGAGGAGTTCTCCCTAAGCTTGATAGGATGCTTCCTCACATCAAAGTCCATCAACTTTAGGGCGGCAAAGAATCTAATACGGTCTATGTGGAAGCTAGGGGATGATCTGAGGATAGTAGAGATGGGTGACGAGATTTTTCAATTCAA TCCCTGGTGTTTTGATAACCATTTGTTGGCTCTCCACCGGTGGGAGAAAGGAATGACTGTGAGGTCAGTAACTTTTACACATCAACCATTTTGGATTCAAGTATGGGGCTTGCCCTTTGATTTAATAACTGAAGAGGCGGGGAGGGATATAGGCAGGGGCATTGGGAAGCTAGTGGAAGTGGACTGCAAAGCTTTCCAAACTGAACAATCTCGTTTTCTTCGGATCCGTGTGGAAGTACCATTGGACAAGCCGCTTCGACGAGGCGGCCCAGTGGTCAATCCCGAAGGTGATGAGGTTCGAGTGGCATTCAGATATGAGAGGCTAGCTAGGTGGTGTTTTAACTATGGTAGGATCGGCCATGATCATAAGGAGTGCCCATCAACGGACTTAACTGAAGATGGAGAAAAACCGTACAGGGAGTGGTTGAAGGCCGGAACTCGTGAGCGATAA